Genomic window (Arcobacter aquimarinus):
CCAATACCATCAAGTAATAATGCACCTAATGCAATAGAAGATTTAATAGTTGAGTGAAATTGTGTTCCAGCTTCCGTAACTCCAAGATGGAATGGATAATTATTTTTTGGTCTTAACATTCTATATGCTTCAACTGTTCTTTGAACATCACTAGCTTTTAAAGAAACTTTTAAATTTGTAAATCCTAAATCTTCTAAATACTTAATATTATATTCAGCACTAGCTACCATACCTTGTGGTGTTTGACCGTATTTATCTTCAAATTGTTTTTCCAAACTTCCAGAGTTTACTCCAATTCTAATTGGAATATTTCTTTGTTCACAAGCTTTTACAATCTCTTTTACCCTACTTTTATCTCCTATATTTCCAGGGTTAATTCTAATACAATCAACAACTTCAGCAGCGATTAAAGCTAGTTTATATTTAAAATGAATATCTGCTACAAGTGGTAAATCAATTTGAGATTTTATCTCTTTTAATGCATTAGCTGCTTCTAAATCAGGAACAGCAACTCTTACAATATCTGCACCAGCAAAATGTAATCTTGTAATTTGCTCAACTGTAGCTTTTACATCTGATGTTTTAGTAAAAGTCATAGATTGAACAGGAATTGGTGCATCACCACCAACTGGTACTTTTCCGACGAATATCTGTTTTGTTGGGTATCTTTTTATCATGTCGAGATTTTATCAACATAAATATTAATTTAAAATGAAAAGTTTTTAATAAAGAAAAAAGAACTAATTTAATATAATATTTTCTAATAAATCTACATAAAAGTTATACATTAATATGTCATCAAAAAAAAGCACATTTATAATAATATTATCATTTTTAATCCTTACAATTTTAATTGTTTTAGGAACATATTTTTATATTTCAAAAAAACAAGAAAATTTGTTAAATTCTATTTATTATACGACTCACTCAAATATAAGCAATACAACAGAAAATTTAATCAAAGATAAGCTAAATGCTACTTTGAGTATATCTTTAGCTTTATCAAAAAATAATAATTTACATAAAATTATAAAAGAGGAAAATTACTCTAAATTAGACTACTCTAAATTTATAAATGAAATAAGAGAAAATTCAAAATATAAGAATGTATGGATTCAAATAGTTGATAAAAATGGAAACAGTGTATATCGTTCTTGGACAAATAAAAAAGGTGATAATTTACTTTTTAGAAAAGATTTAAAAAATACTCTTACAAATCAAAATATTTCTACTTCTATAAGTGTAGGATTATTCAATCTTACATTAAAAGCTAGAACACCAATCTATGATGAAGAAAACAATTTTTTAGGAGCTTTAGAAATAATCACCCATTTTAATTCAATTGTGGAAGATTTAAAACAAATCAATGTGGATTCCATAGTAATTACTGATAAAAAATATAAAAATACTATTAAATTTCCCTACTCTAATATTTTTATAAATGATTACTATATAGCAAATAAAAATGTAAATCCAGAATTAATTTCGTATATACAAATTAATAATATTGAAAAATATGTAAATATTTCTGAATATATTGTAGAAAATGGATATTTAATTTCAAATTATAATTTATATGATGAAAATAATGATAAATTAGCTTATATTATAAATTTTGTTAAATTAAAAGATATTGATTTACAAATTGTAAAATCTTTTAAGATACAAATTATTATGGTTTCTGTTATTGCATTAATTATACTATTTTTCTCTTTTTTAATTTTCATATATTCAAAATATATTAAAGAGATAAAATTTCAAGAGAATAAAAAACAATCTATTTTAGATTCACAATCAAACATCATAGTAATAACAAATGGAGAAGAAATAATAGATGCAAATAAACAATTGTGTCACTTTTTTATTGATATAAATAATCTTCAAGAATTTAAAAATAAATATAAATGTATTTGTACAGCTTTTATAGATATGAACAATGAATTTTATGTTATAGAAAAAGATTATGATAATAAAAACTGGGCTGAATATGTCCTTGAAAATAAAAATAAAAATTTTAAAGTTGCAATGAAAGATAAAAATGGTGAAATTAAACATTTTTCATTAAAAACATCAAAAATGAATTTAGAAAATCATATTATTGCTACATTTACAGATATAACTCAAGAAATAGAACAAATTAAAAAAGATAAAGAAAAAGATAGATTATTATATCAACAATCAAAAATATCTGCAATTGCCGATACGCTAAAAAATATAGCTCATCAATGGAGACAACCTTTAAGCATAATAAGTACTATTGCAAGTGGAATGAAAATAAAAAAAGAATTAAATATTTTAGAAGAAAAAGAGTTTAAAGAATCTTGTGAATCTATTATATTAAATACTAAAAAATTATCTAATACTATTGAAAACTTCACAAATTTTTTTAATAAAGATGAAAATATATCTAGTTTTTCTTTTATAGAAGCCTTAGAAGAAACTATAAACTTTTTTGATTCAATATTTGAAAAGAATAGTATAAAATGTATTTTTGATTATAGTAGTGATTTTATTTTAGAATGTAATAGAAATGATTTTTCTCAAGCTATTTTAAATATTTTAGACAATTCTATTTATGCTTTAACAAATAAAAAAGCAGAAAATGAAAGATATATTTTCATTAATTTTAAAGAAAATATATTAGAAATAAGAGATAATGCAGAAGGTATTGATGATCAAATAATCTCAAAAATTCTCGAACCTTATTTTACAACAAAACACCAAGGATTTGGGGTAGGATTAGGACTTTATATTGTACAAGAACTTTTTGTAAAAAATCTAGGATATAAAATTGATGTTAAAAATGTTACATTTGAACATCAAAATAAAAAATATTCAGGTACTAGTTTTATTGTTGATTTTAATTAAACTTCAATTTTGAAAAGATTAGATACAATACCCGCATTAATAAGAAAAGGATTTGTATGCAAGGTTTTGCTGTATTTGATTTAATAATAATTTCTATTACTTTAATATTGGGTTTAAAGGGACTATTTAGAGGTTTAATAAAAGAAGTTTTCGGAATTATTGGAATCATTGGTGCAATTTTCGTAGCTTCAAGAATTTCAAAAGAAACAGGAGATTTATTAGCTCCTGTTTTAGTTTTAGAGAATGAAGCAACTATAAAGCTAATTGGTTTTGTTGTTGCTTTAGTGGGTGTTTGGCTTATAGTTTACAGTGCAGGTATTGTAGTTAGTAAAATATTTTCAGCTAGTGGATTAGGAGTTATTGATAGATTATTTGGATTTATTTTTGGTGCCGCAAAAATATTTTTAATTTTCTCTGTAATTGCTTATGCGTTATATCAAGTAGAATCTTTTAGAAAAGTTATAGATGAAAAATTTGCAACTTCTGCTGTGATGCCACATTTAATAAGCGTTGGTTCACACATTATAAAACTTGATACAGGTTCTTTAACAAATAGTTTTAATAAAGCTATTGATACAGTTAAAGAATCTCCTATAGTAAAAGATACGACATCTAACATTCAAGAAAATGTAGACTCAACTGTAAACGGTGTTCAAGAAGTTATTCAAGAAGAAATAGTAAAACAAGTAGAAGAAAAAGTAGAAGAATCTACGAATATGAGTTCTGAAGAAATTGATGTAATGAAAGAAAAATTAAAAAACATTGCAAATAAACCAGAAGAAAACCAATAAAGGGATTTAATATTGTTCGAAAATAAATATATACAACAAAGAATAGAAAAAGCTGATAAATTAAGAGAAGTTGGGATTAATCCTTATTCAAATGAGAGTTTAAGAAATTGCACAATATCGAAGTATTTAAATGTAAATAGTGATATTTTTCATACTGAAAACAAAAGAGATGAAAATAGAAGTTATACAGTTGCTGGAAGAATTAAATTTTTTAGATTGATGGGAAAAGCTGCATTTTTAAAAATTGAAGATGAAAGTGGAATGCTTCAAGTTTATGTGGCAAGAGATAATTTACCTGAAGGTTTTTATAATGAGATTTTTAAAAAAAATATAGAAGTTGGGGACATTGTTGAAGTTACTGGTTATCCATTTGTAACAGGTCAAGGGGAACTATCTTTACATGTTGATAATTTAAAAATACTTACAAAAGCCATTTCTCCACTTCCTGAAAAGTATCATGGAATTCAAGATAAAGAGTTAAGATATAGACAAAGATATTTAGATTTAATCATGAATTCTGAAGTAAGAAAAACTTTTCATATTAGAAGTAAAGTTATCTCTTTAACTAGAAGATTCTTCGAAAATAAAGGATTTTTAGAAGTTGAAACACCTATGATGCATCCAATTGCAGGTGGAGCAAATGCAAGACCATTTGTTACTCATCATAATGCTTTAGGAATAGATAGATATTTAAGAATTGCTCCTGAACTTTATTTAAAAAGATTAATTGTCGGTGGATTTGAAGCTGTATTTGAAATAAATAGAAATTTTAGAAATGAAGGAATGGATGCAACTCATAATCCTGAATTCACTTCAATTGAATTTTATTGGGCATACAAAACTTATAAAGATTTAATTATTATTACAAAAGAATATTTTGAATACTTATTTGAACATTTAGAATTACCTACTATCCTTCCTTATGGAGATTTAAAAATTGATTTTAATAAATTCACGGAAATTCCATTAATTCAATCTTTAAGTGAAATCGGTGGAGTTCCTGCTGATATTGTTGAAGATAAAGAAAAAATCATATTATTCATGAAATCAAAAAATTTAGATGTAAATGAAAAAATGAATCTTGGGCAACTTCAAGGTGAATTATTTGATGAATACGTAGAAGCGAAATTAATTAATCCAACATTTATTACTGAATATCCTGTTGAGATTTCTCCACTTGCAAGAAGAAATGATGAAAAAACACATTTAACAGATAGATTTGAATTATTTATTGCAGGGAAAGAGATAGCAAATGCATTTTCAGAGTTAAATGACCCTCTTGATCAACTTCAAAGATTTGAAGGACAGATGGCAGCAAAAGATAGTGGAGATGATGAAGCACACGAAATGGATGAAGATTTTGTAAATGCTTTATCTTATGGTATGGCTCCAACAGCAGGACAAGGGATTGGTATTGATAGACTTGTAATGATGCTTACAAATCAACACTCAATTAGAGATGTTTTACTGTTCCCTGCTATGAAACCTGTAAAACATGAAATTAATCTTCATGATGATGAAATATAATAATTAATCCTAAAGGAGAAAAAGATGAGTTATATAACAAGTGCGAATTTAAAAGAAGCAGATAATGAAGTATTTTCAATAATTGAAAAAGAATTAGAAAGACAAACAAACCATTTAGAAATGATTGCTAGTGAAAACTTCACTAGTCCTGCTGTTATGCAAGCTATGGGTTCTGTTTTTACTAACAAATATGCTGAGGGTTATCCTTACAAAAGATATTATGGTGGTTGTGAGCAAGCTGATGCTGTTGAGCAATTAGCTATTGACAGAGCTTGTAAAATCTTTGGTTGTACTTATGCTAATGTTCAACCTCATTCAGGTTCTCAAGCTAATGGTGCTGTTTATGCTGCGTTATTAAGTGCTGGTGATAAAATCTTAGGTATGGATTTATCTCATGGTGGACATTTAACTCATGGTTCTAAACCATCATTTTCTGGTAAAAACTATTCTGCATTTTATTATGGTGTTGAATTAGATGGAAGAATCAATTATGATAAAGTTTTAGAAATTGCAAAAATAGCTCAACCAAAAATCATTGTTTGTGGAGCAAGTGCTTATGCTAGAGAGATTGATTTTTCTAAATTTAGAGAAATAGCTGATGCTGTTGGTGCTATTTTATTTGCTGATATTGCTCACATTGCAGGACTTGTTGCTGCTGGTGAACACATGTCACCATTTCCATATGCTGATGTTGTTACAACTACTACTCACAAGACTTTAAGAGGTCCAAGAGGTGGTATGATTATGACAAATGATGAAGAGATTGCTAAGAAAATCAATTCAGCTATTTTCCCAGGATTACAAGGTGGACCACTTGTTCATGTAATTGCTGCAAAAGCTGTTGCATTTAAAGAGATATTAGCTCCAGAATGGAAAGATTATGCAAAACAAGTAAAAGCAAATGCAAAAGTATTAGCAGAAGTATTAATGAAAAGAGGATATGACATCGTTTCAAATGGAACAGATAATCACTTAGTATTAGTAAGCTTTTTAAATAAACCATTTTCAGGAAAAGATGCAGATGCAGCTTTAGGAAATGCTGGAATTACTGTAAATAAAAACACAGTACCAGGAGAAACAAGAAGTCCATTTGTAACATCAGGGATTAGAATAGGATCTCCAGCATTAACAGCTAGAGGGATGAAAGAAAAAGAGTTTGAGATTATTGCAAACAAAATTTGTGATGTATTAGATAACATTGAAGATTCAGCATTACATGCTAAAATCAACAAAGAATTAGAAGAATTAGCTTCTAATTTTGTGATTTACAATCAATCGACTTTTTAGGGTTTCTATTATAAATTAAGGATTAGTTATGCAAATAAAAGGTGAAGAGTTCATTAGAAAAGTTCAGATTCAACAAGAAAGAGAAGAGCTAGAAAGAAAACTTAGCGAACTTGAAGATGTTGATTTATCGATTAATAATATAAATATTAATCATAATAATGAATCTGCAAAATTTAATGGTACACCTCAATTTGAACCAAATGAACATGAACTTGATAATATTATGCTTAATTCTAGTGGCTATAGTAATAATGATGAAAATAAGAAAAAATATCTAATATTAGGTATTGTTCTTGTTGTTTTATTTTTATTAACTATTATAATAATTAGATTACTAACAAATGATCCTACTAAAGATGATTCATTTACTGCAAACAATGCAAATTCATCAGAAATAAAGAAATTATCAGAAAATAATAATATTGAAGAAAATTTCCAAAAAATAATAAATGAAAGAGTAAAAAAAGATTCTAATGAACCAATAATTCCTGAAAATGCCATATCAACAGAAGATAGATTACAAGCTTTACAACAGACTGTAGAAGAACCAGAAAGAACACAAATTTCTCAAGAAGAAGAACCAACAAATATCTCTAACGAAACTATTGATGAAACAATCAAAAAAATAGAAGAGAAAAAAACGGTACAAAAAGAACAAGTAAAACAAACTGTTGAAAAGAAAACTTCTATTATAAAAGAACCTGTAGAAAAAAAAGTAGAAACAAAAAAAAGTGTTAAAGATTTAGTAGATAACTCTTCTTCTGAAATGGTAAATGGATTTTTTATTCAAGTTGGGGCATTTACAAGAAAACCATCTGATAGTTATATTAATACAATTAGAAATGCAAGATTTAAATATAAAATTTACCAAGATGAAGTGAAAGGTACTGTATATAATAAAGTACTTATAGGTCCATATTCAACACGAGCTGCTGCTGCTGAAAATATGGAAGATGTTAAGCAAAAATTAGATTTATCTAGTGCTTTTATTGTTAAATTTTAAAAAGAGTAAATAATGATTTTTTATACAAAAGAGCTTTTCTTAGACCAATTTACACCCGTATCAATATATGAAAAAGTGAAATCGTTATATCAAAATGAAATTACTTTTTTATTTGAAAGTACAATAAACTCAAATGAGGGAAATTATTCATATATAATAATTGGAGCTAGAGAAAGAGTTTGGTATGAAAAAGATACTTGTTATTATAAAAATGAACAAGGTGATATTCAAATTGTAGATTCAAACCCTTTAGCTTTTTTAAAAAAATATTATAAAAATTTTGATAAACAAGTATATAAAGATAAAGCTTTAGAGTTAGGAATTGGTTTAATAGATGGTTTTATTGGAAATATTGGTTATGACATAGGAAAAGAGTTTGAACCAAAATTAAAAAATACAATGAATAATTTAGTTGATCAACTAGGTATTCCTGATTTAGATTTAATAAGACCAAATATAATTTTAGGTTTTTCTCATAAAACTTCAAAACTTGTGATGGTAACCTCTATTGATTCTAAAAAAGATGAACTTAAAACTATAGAAGAATTACTTCATACAACATACTCATATGCTCCTTTAAAAAAAGCAACTATTTTAGATGAAGGTAGATTCAATTTTACAAAAGAAGAATTCTTTGAAATGGTTTCAAAATCTAAAGAGATGATTAAAGCAGGAGATGTTTTTCAGATTTTAATGTCAAATAGATTTATCCAAAAAGCTGTTGTGGATCACTTAAGTTTTTATAGAGCTTTAAGAAGTAAAAATCCAAGTCCTTATCTGTTTTTACTTGAATTTGAGAAATTTACAATTGCAGGAAGTAGTCCAGAAGTTATGATTAGACTTGTTGATGGACATTTACTTTTAAGACCTATTGCAGGAACTAGAAAAAGAGGAAAAAATCTTGATAGAGATTTAGAACTAGAACTTGAGATGGTAAATGATGCAAAAGAAAGAGCTGAACATATCATGCTTGTTGATTTAGGTCGAAATGACGTTGGTAGAGTTGCACGTCCAGGAACTGTAAAAGTTACAGATTTGATGAGAGTTGAGCGATATTCTCATGTTATGCATATGGTTTCTGATGTTGAAGCTATAATTGATGACAAATATGACATGTTTGATCTATTTATGGCTACTTTTACAGCTGGGACAATGACAGGAGCACCTAAAATTAGAGCTATGGAATTAATTGCACAATTTGAAGGAATAAAAAGAAATTTCTATTCAGGAAGTATTGCATATTTTGGATTTGATGGAAATATGGATAGTGCAATTACAATAAGAACTACAATGCTAACAGAAGATACTGTAATTTTTCAAGCAGGTGCAGGTGTCGTTGCTGATTCAAAACCTGAAGATGAATATTTAGAAGTTACAAATAAACTTGCTGCTAATATAGCAACATTAAAAGACTTATCATAATCTCTTATTTAAAGGATATAAATTGTTACTAGGTGTAAATATAGACCACATCGCAGTTTTGAGAGAAGCTAGAAAAATAAATGACCCTAATCCTCTTGATGCACTTGGAATTTGTAAATTAAGTGGAGCAGATCAAATAACTATTCATTTAAGAGAAGATAGACGTCATATTCATGATAATGATGCAGTTGCAATAATAAAGCAATCTTCTTTACCTGTTAATTTAGAATGTTCAATCAATGATGAAATTATTAATATTGTTTGTAATTTGAAACCTTCAAGAGTAACTTTAGTTCCTGAAAATAGAGATGAAGTTACAACAGAAGGTGGACTTAATATAAAGAAAAATTTTGAAAAACTTCAAAAAGTTATCGATAAATTACATGAGAATGAAATTGAAGTATCACTTTTC
Coding sequences:
- the ispG gene encoding flavodoxin-dependent (E)-4-hydroxy-3-methylbut-2-enyl-diphosphate synthase, which codes for MIKRYPTKQIFVGKVPVGGDAPIPVQSMTFTKTSDVKATVEQITRLHFAGADIVRVAVPDLEAANALKEIKSQIDLPLVADIHFKYKLALIAAEVVDCIRINPGNIGDKSRVKEIVKACEQRNIPIRIGVNSGSLEKQFEDKYGQTPQGMVASAEYNIKYLEDLGFTNLKVSLKASDVQRTVEAYRMLRPKNNYPFHLGVTEAGTQFHSTIKSSIALGALLLDGIGDTLRVSMTGELEEEIKVGKAILKDVGIAKEGLNIVSCPTCGRIEADLVSAVAQIEKRTAHIKTPMDVSVMGCVVNAIGEAKSADVAIAFGKGSGLIMKKGEIIEKLSGDALINKFIEEVEIEAQKRK
- a CDS encoding ATP-binding protein yields the protein MSSKKSTFIIILSFLILTILIVLGTYFYISKKQENLLNSIYYTTHSNISNTTENLIKDKLNATLSISLALSKNNNLHKIIKEENYSKLDYSKFINEIRENSKYKNVWIQIVDKNGNSVYRSWTNKKGDNLLFRKDLKNTLTNQNISTSISVGLFNLTLKARTPIYDEENNFLGALEIITHFNSIVEDLKQINVDSIVITDKKYKNTIKFPYSNIFINDYYIANKNVNPELISYIQINNIEKYVNISEYIVENGYLISNYNLYDENNDKLAYIINFVKLKDIDLQIVKSFKIQIIMVSVIALIILFFSFLIFIYSKYIKEIKFQENKKQSILDSQSNIIVITNGEEIIDANKQLCHFFIDINNLQEFKNKYKCICTAFIDMNNEFYVIEKDYDNKNWAEYVLENKNKNFKVAMKDKNGEIKHFSLKTSKMNLENHIIATFTDITQEIEQIKKDKEKDRLLYQQSKISAIADTLKNIAHQWRQPLSIISTIASGMKIKKELNILEEKEFKESCESIILNTKKLSNTIENFTNFFNKDENISSFSFIEALEETINFFDSIFEKNSIKCIFDYSSDFILECNRNDFSQAILNILDNSIYALTNKKAENERYIFINFKENILEIRDNAEGIDDQIISKILEPYFTTKHQGFGVGLGLYIVQELFVKNLGYKIDVKNVTFEHQNKKYSGTSFIVDFN
- a CDS encoding CvpA family protein, giving the protein MQGFAVFDLIIISITLILGLKGLFRGLIKEVFGIIGIIGAIFVASRISKETGDLLAPVLVLENEATIKLIGFVVALVGVWLIVYSAGIVVSKIFSASGLGVIDRLFGFIFGAAKIFLIFSVIAYALYQVESFRKVIDEKFATSAVMPHLISVGSHIIKLDTGSLTNSFNKAIDTVKESPIVKDTTSNIQENVDSTVNGVQEVIQEEIVKQVEEKVEESTNMSSEEIDVMKEKLKNIANKPEENQ
- the lysS gene encoding lysine--tRNA ligase → MLFENKYIQQRIEKADKLREVGINPYSNESLRNCTISKYLNVNSDIFHTENKRDENRSYTVAGRIKFFRLMGKAAFLKIEDESGMLQVYVARDNLPEGFYNEIFKKNIEVGDIVEVTGYPFVTGQGELSLHVDNLKILTKAISPLPEKYHGIQDKELRYRQRYLDLIMNSEVRKTFHIRSKVISLTRRFFENKGFLEVETPMMHPIAGGANARPFVTHHNALGIDRYLRIAPELYLKRLIVGGFEAVFEINRNFRNEGMDATHNPEFTSIEFYWAYKTYKDLIIITKEYFEYLFEHLELPTILPYGDLKIDFNKFTEIPLIQSLSEIGGVPADIVEDKEKIILFMKSKNLDVNEKMNLGQLQGELFDEYVEAKLINPTFITEYPVEISPLARRNDEKTHLTDRFELFIAGKEIANAFSELNDPLDQLQRFEGQMAAKDSGDDEAHEMDEDFVNALSYGMAPTAGQGIGIDRLVMMLTNQHSIRDVLLFPAMKPVKHEINLHDDEI
- a CDS encoding serine hydroxymethyltransferase, which gives rise to MSYITSANLKEADNEVFSIIEKELERQTNHLEMIASENFTSPAVMQAMGSVFTNKYAEGYPYKRYYGGCEQADAVEQLAIDRACKIFGCTYANVQPHSGSQANGAVYAALLSAGDKILGMDLSHGGHLTHGSKPSFSGKNYSAFYYGVELDGRINYDKVLEIAKIAQPKIIVCGASAYAREIDFSKFREIADAVGAILFADIAHIAGLVAAGEHMSPFPYADVVTTTTHKTLRGPRGGMIMTNDEEIAKKINSAIFPGLQGGPLVHVIAAKAVAFKEILAPEWKDYAKQVKANAKVLAEVLMKRGYDIVSNGTDNHLVLVSFLNKPFSGKDADAALGNAGITVNKNTVPGETRSPFVTSGIRIGSPALTARGMKEKEFEIIANKICDVLDNIEDSALHAKINKELEELASNFVIYNQSTF
- a CDS encoding SPOR domain-containing protein, whose translation is MQIKGEEFIRKVQIQQEREELERKLSELEDVDLSINNININHNNESAKFNGTPQFEPNEHELDNIMLNSSGYSNNDENKKKYLILGIVLVVLFLLTIIIIRLLTNDPTKDDSFTANNANSSEIKKLSENNNIEENFQKIINERVKKDSNEPIIPENAISTEDRLQALQQTVEEPERTQISQEEEPTNISNETIDETIKKIEEKKTVQKEQVKQTVEKKTSIIKEPVEKKVETKKSVKDLVDNSSSEMVNGFFIQVGAFTRKPSDSYINTIRNARFKYKIYQDEVKGTVYNKVLIGPYSTRAAAAENMEDVKQKLDLSSAFIVKF
- a CDS encoding anthranilate synthase component I family protein, which gives rise to MIFYTKELFLDQFTPVSIYEKVKSLYQNEITFLFESTINSNEGNYSYIIIGARERVWYEKDTCYYKNEQGDIQIVDSNPLAFLKKYYKNFDKQVYKDKALELGIGLIDGFIGNIGYDIGKEFEPKLKNTMNNLVDQLGIPDLDLIRPNIILGFSHKTSKLVMVTSIDSKKDELKTIEELLHTTYSYAPLKKATILDEGRFNFTKEEFFEMVSKSKEMIKAGDVFQILMSNRFIQKAVVDHLSFYRALRSKNPSPYLFLLEFEKFTIAGSSPEVMIRLVDGHLLLRPIAGTRKRGKNLDRDLELELEMVNDAKERAEHIMLVDLGRNDVGRVARPGTVKVTDLMRVERYSHVMHMVSDVEAIIDDKYDMFDLFMATFTAGTMTGAPKIRAMELIAQFEGIKRNFYSGSIAYFGFDGNMDSAITIRTTMLTEDTVIFQAGAGVVADSKPEDEYLEVTNKLAANIATLKDLS
- a CDS encoding pyridoxine 5'-phosphate synthase, with amino-acid sequence MLLGVNIDHIAVLREARKINDPNPLDALGICKLSGADQITIHLREDRRHIHDNDAVAIIKQSSLPVNLECSINDEIINIVCNLKPSRVTLVPENRDEVTTEGGLNIKKNFEKLQKVIDKLHENEIEVSLFIDPNEQIIDLSNQLEVEWIELHTGTFANIYAMLHSNLSNTHHSIKELELTKNELKTKLAISIKEIENSAKIAKKLGLKVAAGHGLNYQNVTLISKIPEIEELNIGQSIIARSVFKGLSQAIIDMKELIKK